The following proteins are encoded in a genomic region of Melopsittacus undulatus isolate bMelUnd1 chromosome 8, bMelUnd1.mat.Z, whole genome shotgun sequence:
- the HMOX2 gene encoding heme oxygenase 2 isoform X2, whose amino-acid sequence MESAERGEGEMLHYEETEDDNVSPTDLSELLKEGTKESHDRAENTQFVKDFLKGRIKEELFKLATVALYFTYSALEEEMDRNEDNPVFSPLYFPLELHRKEALIKDLQYFYGEDWKEKIQCSEATQQYVDRIHHVGQNQPELLVAHAYTRYMGDLSGGQVLKKVAQRALKLPSTEEGIQFYVFGNISNAQQFKQLYRARMNALDLDKNTKERIVEEANRAFRFNMQVFDELDKIGKSLAEAQDGGLRVHDGKGDLRKCPYYADKLGNAGSSCPYHGAVALAKQPLVQLMLATCIAVLAGAAAWYIL is encoded by the exons ATGGAGAGCGCAgagaggggagaaggggaaatgtTGCACTATGAGGAAACAGAAGATGATAATGTCAG TCCCACTGAcctttcagagctgctgaaggaggGGACTAAGGAATCCCATGACCGTGCGGAGAACACCCAGTTTGTCAAAGACTTCCTGAAAGGACGGATCAAGGAGGAGCTCTTCAAG CTGGCCACTGTGGCACTTTACTTCACATACTCTGCTCTGGAAGAGGAAATGGATCGCAATGAGGACAACCCGGTCTTTAGTCCTCTGTACTTCCCCCTAGAGCTTCACCGGAAAGAAGCGTTGATCAAAGACCTGCAATATTTCTATGGAGAAGACTGGAAAGAGAAGATCCAGTGTTCAGAGGCAACTCAGCAGTATGTGGACAGAATCCATCATGTGGGACAGAACCAGCCAGAGCTGCTAGTGGCTCACGCTTACACACGCTATATGGGGGACCTCTCAGGTGGCCAAGTGCTGAAGAAGGTAGCCCAGAGAGCCCTCAAGTTGCCCAGTACCGAGGAAGGGATCCAGTTCTATGTGTTTGGTAACATCTCTAATGCGCAGCAGTTCAAGCAGCTCTACAGGGCAAGGATGAACGCTTTGGACTTGGACAAGAACACCAAGGAAAGGATTGTGGAAGAAGCCAACCGAGCCTTCAGATTTAACATGCAG GTGTTTGATGAACTGGACAAGATTGGCAAGTCACTGGCAGAAGCCCAAGATGGAGGCCTTCGAGTCCATGATGGAAAAGGAGACCTGCGCAAATGCCCTTACTATGCAGACAAGCTCG GTAATGCAGGATCCAGCTGTCCCTACCATGGTGCAGTGGCCCTGGCAAAGCAGCCCCTGGTGCAGCTGATGCTGGCCACCTGCATCGCggtgctggcaggagctgcagcctggTACATATTGTGA
- the HMOX2 gene encoding heme oxygenase 2 isoform X1 gives MESAERGEGEMLHYEETEDDNVSPTDLSELLKEGTKESHDRAENTQFVKDFLKGRIKEELFKLATVALYFTYSALEEEMDRNEDNPVFSPLYFPLELHRKEALIKDLQYFYGEDWKEKIQCSEATQQYVDRIHHVGQNQPELLVAHAYTRYMGDLSGGQVLKKVAQRALKLPSTEEGIQFYVFGNISNAQQFKQLYRARMNALDLDKNTKERIVEEANRAFRFNMQVFDELDKIGKSLAEAQDGGLRVHDGKGDLRKCPYYADKLAGNAGSSCPYHGAVALAKQPLVQLMLATCIAVLAGAAAWYIL, from the exons ATGGAGAGCGCAgagaggggagaaggggaaatgtTGCACTATGAGGAAACAGAAGATGATAATGTCAG TCCCACTGAcctttcagagctgctgaaggaggGGACTAAGGAATCCCATGACCGTGCGGAGAACACCCAGTTTGTCAAAGACTTCCTGAAAGGACGGATCAAGGAGGAGCTCTTCAAG CTGGCCACTGTGGCACTTTACTTCACATACTCTGCTCTGGAAGAGGAAATGGATCGCAATGAGGACAACCCGGTCTTTAGTCCTCTGTACTTCCCCCTAGAGCTTCACCGGAAAGAAGCGTTGATCAAAGACCTGCAATATTTCTATGGAGAAGACTGGAAAGAGAAGATCCAGTGTTCAGAGGCAACTCAGCAGTATGTGGACAGAATCCATCATGTGGGACAGAACCAGCCAGAGCTGCTAGTGGCTCACGCTTACACACGCTATATGGGGGACCTCTCAGGTGGCCAAGTGCTGAAGAAGGTAGCCCAGAGAGCCCTCAAGTTGCCCAGTACCGAGGAAGGGATCCAGTTCTATGTGTTTGGTAACATCTCTAATGCGCAGCAGTTCAAGCAGCTCTACAGGGCAAGGATGAACGCTTTGGACTTGGACAAGAACACCAAGGAAAGGATTGTGGAAGAAGCCAACCGAGCCTTCAGATTTAACATGCAG GTGTTTGATGAACTGGACAAGATTGGCAAGTCACTGGCAGAAGCCCAAGATGGAGGCCTTCGAGTCCATGATGGAAAAGGAGACCTGCGCAAATGCCCTTACTATGCAGACAAGCTCG CAGGTAATGCAGGATCCAGCTGTCCCTACCATGGTGCAGTGGCCCTGGCAAAGCAGCCCCTGGTGCAGCTGATGCTGGCCACCTGCATCGCggtgctggcaggagctgcagcctggTACATATTGTGA